The stretch of DNA AGCAACCCGACTCTCAGCCATGAATATTATAAGTTGGAATGCATGGGGTATGGGGAACCCGAGTGCGTTCCGTCGTCTTCGCTTGCTAGTTCGTGAGCACTCtcctcatattttatttttgatggaAACTAAGGTTCTTGTTGGCACTCTTTCTCGTTTTAAGCAGTCTATACATTTCAATCATGGTTTAGAAGTTGCTCATGTAGGTTGGAAAGGGGGTATTATGTCATTATGGACTGATCATGTAAATGTAACCTTGCTTTCAATGaattcaaattattttgattgcTATGTCTCCTTTGACAATAGTCCTCGATGGCATCTCTCTATTGTTTATGGTTTTCCTGAGGCTGTTAATAAAAAACACACTTGGACATTGATAAATAGATTGGCTGATGTGTCCCCATTGGACCCGTGGATGCTAATTGGAGATCTTAATGAGATTTTCTCCCACTCTCATAAAAACAATGGCCCTCTTAGACACGATCATCAAATGACAGCTTTTTGTTCTACTATTGATCGTTGTTCTTTAAGAGAGTTACCTTATGAAGGGGATGACTTTACTtggcaaaaaaaaaaccttGCTTTGAAAGAGAGATTGGACTAGTGCTTCATCAATGATGTTTGGAGTAATGGATTGTGCTTACCTTCCTTGACTCACCTTGATTATTATGGTTCCGATCATCGTGCTCTCCGTGTTCATGTCAATTTCTCCATTAATTTTGAACCCGAACCTAAGCAGAAATCTCGCTTTTGATTTGAAAAGATGTGGTTAAAAGATCAAGAATGTACTGATATTATCATTGACTGCTGGCAGAATATTACTCATGGGGATCCTTGTACGAGTTTGGTTAAAAATCTAGATACTTCTGCTTCTGGTTTGCAAGCTTCGCATAAAAGAAAATATGGGAAGCTTAGTACTGCTCAGAAAAATGCCACTCATCTTTATTCAGCTACTGTTTCCATTCCTAAATACTCTCAAGTTATTGTCTCGGTTGAAAAAATTTTGGATGATCTTTTAGCTTTCAAAGAACAGTATTGGCAGCAGAGATCTCGTGTGGATTGGCTGCAATCGGGGGACCGTAATACTAAATTTTTCCATGCTAAAGCCTCTGCTAGGAGATCTACCAATCGAATTAAATGTTTACAAGACCAGAATGGCACTACAGTCCCTTCAAAAGAGGAGATTTCGATCATTGTCTCCACTTATTTTGAGCAACTTTTCACTGCCTTGGAGGAGAACCATTGGGCTTTATCTCATGTACTCTCCACCATTCCCACAACTATTACTGATGCTAACAAAAAATTTTGTTGAGAGAATTTAAAGCAGCTGATGTTCTTGTTGCCTTGAATACTATGGGATCGGATAGAAGCCCGGGTTTTGACGGTATGTCGGCTATGTTCTATCAACATAATTGGCATATTGTGGGTTCATTGGTTACTACTGTGGTTCTTCATGTTCTTAATGAGGGGGGTAACCCGACTGCATTTAACAAGACCCTCATCACTTTAATTCCCAAAATCAAACAACCGCTTGCTATGAAAGATTTTCGATCTATAAGCCTTTGTAATGTTATTTAAAAACTTATCTCCAAGATGATTGCTCTTCGGCTCAAGGATATCCTCCCCCCATGTTATCTCAGAAACTCAAAGTGCTTTTCTTCCGAGTCGATTGATTACTGAGAATGTGCTCGTGGCTTTTGAGCTAGTTCATAATCTCAAGCATCGCAAAAGAGGTTCAAAGGGCTATGCTGCACTTAAGCTTGACACAAGTAAAGCCTTTGATCGAGTTGAATGGTCTTTCATTGCCGCGGTTATGGGAAAGATGGGGTTTAATATCAGATGGATTTCTCTTATCATGAAGTGTTTGACAACTActactttttcttttctcataAATGGTACTGTTTCTGGAAATGTTACCCCTCAGAGAGGACTTCGACATGGAGATCCACTTTTACAATTTGAGGAAAGAATTGGTAGGCTTAAAGGTTATGCCATTTCTCGAAGAGCTCCATCAATGTCTCATCTTTTTTTCACAGATGGTAGTCTTCTTTTTTGCCAAGCGGActgataactctaagatttagagttattttcatatctttaagcttgaatttaatgtgaattgtggagaaattaatgtttatattgtgtagttgtgtttagtttgttgtatctttgtaataaatggaagtgtgtgtgttagtaagtgttaaatagacttatgttattgtttttatgtgttttaagcagaaaaaaatacaagaataggtatttggaaatatttgggacaaggagaaaaaggagCAGAAAAATGATTATTGTTGActggcattgctatagcaatcatcgcgtagcaatttgtcagcccagtaagtttatTATGGCAGTTAGTCCAGCTggctttaatgaaaagaaaaacgagctgaggtggcggaatttggctattgactcaacaaacatgtggaaaatgaaggacaagtgggtgatgattgggatttccaattagggtaaaactttggtaccctaattgggTGGCAAAAAAGGAAAAGAGGACATGAATAGATGGTGGCTGGCTGCACTTGAAGGAGGGTACAAAAACTTACAGCAGAAAAAAGTTCTAAGTACAGAGAAAGAAGAGAgtacaaagaaagaagaagaagattgagaagaaggagaagaaggcaacattcaaagaaaggatttgagctcaccactcatct from Cannabis sativa cultivar Pink pepper isolate KNU-18-1 chromosome 2, ASM2916894v1, whole genome shotgun sequence encodes:
- the LOC133034201 gene encoding uncharacterized protein LOC133034201; the protein is MGSDRSPGFDGMSAMFYQHNWHIVGSLVTTVVLHVLNEGETQSAFLPSRLITENVLVAFELVHNLKHRKRGSKGYAALKLDTSKAFDRVEWSFIAAVMGKMGFNIRWISLIMKCLTTTTFSFLINGTVSGNVTPQRGLRHGDPLLQFEERIGRLKGYAISRRAPSMSHLFFTDGSLLFCQAD